Proteins found in one Nitrososphaerales archaeon genomic segment:
- a CDS encoding endonuclease V: MPLTIKDAEALQIKLAKKVIKRDFINYSKIRYICGVDVSYRDDKAYACSVIVDRDLNVIDASCSVVKVEQPYIPGFLFLRESEPIFSALEKLDHGYDILMVDGHGLLHPRKFGLACYIGIKVNKPTVGVAKNLLCGKVSKSNAVLLNGRVVGYAIKTKTGAKPVYVSVGYKISLRTTVKIVKEVSMYRIPEPIRLADINSRRIVRGY; encoded by the coding sequence ATGCCTTTAACAATTAAGGATGCAGAAGCATTGCAGATAAAACTGGCTAAAAAGGTGATAAAACGTGATTTTATAAATTACAGCAAGATACGGTACATATGTGGTGTTGATGTCTCATATAGAGATGATAAAGCTTATGCCTGTTCAGTAATAGTAGACAGGGATCTGAACGTTATAGATGCCTCATGCAGTGTGGTGAAGGTCGAACAGCCTTACATTCCCGGATTTCTCTTCCTGCGCGAATCTGAACCAATTTTCAGTGCTTTGGAGAAGCTCGACCATGGTTACGACATTCTCATGGTAGATGGCCATGGATTGTTACATCCAAGAAAATTCGGACTTGCATGTTATATAGGCATAAAGGTGAACAAACCTACCGTAGGGGTTGCCAAGAACCTTCTTTGCGGGAAAGTATCAAAAAGTAATGCCGTATTGCTAAACGGAAGAGTTGTTGGATACGCCATTAAGACCAAGACAGGTGCAAAGCCAGTTTATGTTAGCGTTGGATACAAAATCAGTTTAAGGACTACGGTAAAGATAGTGAAGGAAGTTTCAATGTACAGAATACCAGAGCCGATAAGGCTCGCGGACATTAATTCACGAAGGATTGTCAGAGGCTACTGA
- a CDS encoding TIGR03560 family F420-dependent LLM class oxidoreductase, with translation MKINFGIRIVLYQKSFEAIKEYALAAEKLGYDSLWVNDHLLPIVGSIEKPMMESWTVLSSLASITYDIRLGTLVLNNTFRYPQLVAKMVSTLDVISNGRLELGVGAGWFREEHEMFGLPYRKHSERIAMLSEAVELMRNLWTKRRTTYNGKYYDVSNAVCLPKPMQKPHPPLLIGGHSSAILNLVAKYADKSNFIMLSSKEFAKRAELLRDRCESIGRDYYKIRKSFFGEAMVVRSEKQAYEEIKDRLRERRLSVRQGMQYAQRCIIGTPEQCIERIRAYVDADAEEFMLVFPDLDKRQMRLFADSVILCL, from the coding sequence TGAAAATCAACTTTGGAATAAGAATTGTACTGTACCAGAAGAGTTTTGAGGCCATAAAGGAGTATGCACTTGCTGCTGAGAAGCTTGGATACGATAGCCTATGGGTCAATGATCACCTGTTACCAATTGTAGGTTCAATAGAAAAACCCATGATGGAATCGTGGACTGTGTTGTCATCACTTGCTTCAATAACTTATGATATCAGGCTAGGCACTCTGGTTCTTAACAACACGTTCAGGTATCCCCAGTTGGTTGCAAAAATGGTTTCTACGCTGGATGTGATAAGCAATGGCAGATTAGAGTTAGGTGTCGGGGCTGGTTGGTTCAGGGAGGAACACGAAATGTTTGGCTTACCGTATAGGAAGCATTCAGAGCGTATAGCAATGTTAAGCGAAGCAGTAGAACTTATGAGAAATTTATGGACCAAAAGAAGAACAACCTACAATGGTAAATATTATGACGTAAGTAATGCTGTATGTTTGCCAAAACCTATGCAGAAACCACATCCTCCATTACTTATAGGTGGTCATTCTAGTGCCATACTGAACCTTGTTGCTAAATACGCTGATAAATCTAACTTCATAATGCTGTCGAGCAAGGAGTTTGCAAAAAGAGCAGAACTGCTAAGAGATCGTTGCGAGAGCATAGGAAGAGATTATTACAAAATACGTAAGAGCTTCTTCGGAGAGGCTATGGTAGTTAGGTCAGAAAAACAGGCATATGAAGAGATAAAGGATAGGTTGAGGGAGAGGCGTCTGTCAGTAAGGCAGGGCATGCAATATGCTCAAAGATGTATCATAGGAACGCCGGAGCAATGCATAGAGCGCATACGAGCCTATGTTGATGCTGATGCAGAAGAGTTCATGCTTGTATTTCCTGATCTTGATAAAAGACAAATGAGGTTGTTTGCCGACAGTGTCATATTATGCCTTTAA